In Haladaptatus cibarius D43, the sequence GACGACGACATCGAATCGGGCGACCTCGTCGCCATCGCGGAAGAAACCCACGGCAAAGTACTCGCCATCGGACGCGCGAAGACGACCGGCGACGACATGGTCGGAGATTCCGGAAAAGTAGTTGAGTCGGTTCATTACGTCGGTGACGACCTCTTCGAGTTCTCAGTTTGAAATAGTGACAAAAAGGAGAAGTGGGAGCACGGCGAACGCAGCAGTATGTGGGGTTCCCGGCGGAACCGGGAGAAGACCGTCGTTTGCATCGCATGTGGCGACGCCGTCCTCCGTAGCGCGGCCCGCGAATACGACAAAGAGGGGAACCGCTGGGAGCGAAACGGCAAGTCCTTCGAGCACCTCTGTAAAGCGTGTCACCGCGGCCTCTGTCACCAACCGCGAGACGAACTAGAAACCCTCCTCGTCGAAATCGACGCCGGAGTCATCGAACAGGAGACGTTTTTCACCCGGTACGAAACCGCTGTTCGAAATCGCTATGGCCCGCTGGAAGAGCGGGAAGGCTGACCAGTCGATACGACTAACTGCCCGACTCTCCTAGGTTCGGCCATGACAAGCGACGCGCAGGCCGAGGCGGGAACCGCCGAAGGTCAAGGGCCGGTCGAAATTTCGCCGGAACTCGCCGAGCGACTCGAAGACAAGCGGGAGAAACTGTTCGAAAAGTTCGAGATTCGGGACAAATTTCCACAGGCCGTGATGACCGAGGCCGAAAAGCGAACCGAGGGCATCCAACAGGAGATTAAAGACGAAGCCGAAGAGCGCAAAGACCTGCGCGACATGACGACGTGGACGACAGACCCCATCGACGCACAGGACTTCGACGACGCGATTTCCGTCGAAGAGCGCGAGGACGAGTACGTTTTGTGGGTGCACATCGCCGACGTGACTCACTACGTCAACCCGGAGACGAACATGTGGGAGGAAGCGGTCAAACGCGGCAACACGGTGTATCTGCCGTCCTACACAATTCACATGCTCCCGCCGATGCTGGCGGAGACGGTCTGTTCTCTGGTGCCCAACGAAGACCGACTCGCGCACACGGTGGAGATGCACCTCGACAAGGAGAACCTCTCCTACGAAACCATCGACATCTACAAATCCGTCATCCAGAGCGACGAGCGACTCACTTACGCGCAGGCAGAGGAACGCATCGACGACGAAGACGCTCCACTTCACGAGGAGTGCAAACTGTCGTTCGAACTCGCAGACCAGATGCACGAACAGCGCAAAGAGGACGGCAGTCTCGTCCTCAACCCGCGGCGTGACCGCGCACATACCCTCATCGAGGAGTCGATGCTGAAGGCGAACAAGGCGGTCACACACGAACTGATGTGGGGCCGAGGGGTCGAGGCGATGTACCGCGTCCACCCGCAACCGACGCCGGACGAGTGGAGCAAGGCGCTTCGGGAGATACAGGATTTGGACGGCGTCTCGATTCCGGGCAGTACGTGGGACGACCCACGAAAAGCGGTCAACGCCACGCTCGAAGAGGCACCGCGCCGACAACTCGACAAGATTCAGTGGGCCGTGATGAAGGTGATGCCGCGAGCGCGATACATGAGCGACCCGTTCGGCGGGCATCACG encodes:
- a CDS encoding DUF7562 family protein codes for the protein MWGSRRNREKTVVCIACGDAVLRSAAREYDKEGNRWERNGKSFEHLCKACHRGLCHQPRDELETLLVEIDAGVIEQETFFTRYETAVRNRYGPLEEREG
- a CDS encoding ribonuclease catalytic domain-containing protein, producing MTSDAQAEAGTAEGQGPVEISPELAERLEDKREKLFEKFEIRDKFPQAVMTEAEKRTEGIQQEIKDEAEERKDLRDMTTWTTDPIDAQDFDDAISVEEREDEYVLWVHIADVTHYVNPETNMWEEAVKRGNTVYLPSYTIHMLPPMLAETVCSLVPNEDRLAHTVEMHLDKENLSYETIDIYKSVIQSDERLTYAQAEERIDDEDAPLHEECKLSFELADQMHEQRKEDGSLVLNPRRDRAHTLIEESMLKANKAVTHELMWGRGVEAMYRVHPQPTPDEWSKALREIQDLDGVSIPGSTWDDPRKAVNATLEEAPRRQLDKIQWAVMKVMPRARYMSDPFGGHHALNFEIYGHFTSPIRRLSDLINHWIVYSNDVPEDLVALCDRASDKQADAEACEREYKQYLEEVGLNPNAVNNRGIEIVEEDD